From Brassica rapa cultivar Chiifu-401-42 chromosome A06, CAAS_Brap_v3.01, whole genome shotgun sequence:
TACTCGTTAAAACCCCGATCTTTTCTTGCAACGTGAGCCTCGCGACCAGATCAGCGACTCGGTATTCGATCTTTATAGCGGTGTTGCAGAACCCATAAGCAGCGAGAGATGGGTTTCCGGCGACGTCGCAGGCGAAAACTGGCGTGGACTGAGCGTTTGATGAATCTAGTAAACAGAGGAAGATGAGAAACAGAGAGAATACAGAGGAGGGTGCTCTGTTTCTCCTTTTTAGTGGAGAAGAAGAGCCCATTGTGTTAAAGAGTTTTGATTCTTGGGATATCATTTTTGATTGGTTTAGTGATACTATTTATATACTAGCAAGATAGTACCGCTCACTGAAGAATCGGtggtttttataaataatataggATTGTATTATGAGTTCCTATTTTTCTATTGTATAATTAAGACTATCAGAAAACATGATACGGTCTTCAAGGGAGAAATAATGATACGGACCATACGGTCTATACTGGATAAGTGTTACGATGTATACCTCTGTTCTTTCATCTTTTTacttaaaatagttttttttttctttcaaaataacgAATCTAGCATGCGAGTGGATTTATACTTTTAACCTTTAGCTTTATACAAACATAAGCACATAGAATAATCAACGTACAAGGTtgtatttttctctcttttgtctCAATGTATAAATTTGTTTAAGCCCGTGAATTGGCTGGTTTATATTAATACATACTTATTTCCAAGTACTTTGTATTACTTCTCTAGCCCAAATATGATTTTGTGACAATACTTAAGTTATACTGATAGTCAGTTCTGACTCTGTTAATAGGAAATTGTGCACAGACACTTAGAAAAATTAGATTGAAATGCCCAAACATCTACCATTAATCAACTATGCAgattcttacaaaaaaaaacttaactaaTGGTATTTATGGTgggaaaattattattttttattaaaggaGAAAAGGAAAAGCAATAAAAGAATCATAGATACAATAAGCGAGAGTGTTTGGTAGTGACCCGTGACGGTGGCGTATTATCAATCAAATGGTAAATTTTGTCGAGCTTCAAAGTGCAAGTTGCTTGCCTTCTCTGTTTCGAGTCCGTGAATCTTGATGGTTTACAGTTGTTTTATTTGTGTGACAGACATTGTATACtcaaaaagaatatataattaCTGTTAAAATCAAGTATATCATCAAATGTATATATGATATAGATCGAGTTTTATATTAAACGCGTTTTGCTTTGTGTCGTTGCCAGTTCATAAATAGATAGATTGTAAACTCGGGGTTGAAAGTATTTTCGTTATAGTTTccaacaaaaatgtaaatattgtcgacgaaaactttaaaaaatatatgtattatttttataagaGATATATACTCATAAACTTAAGCCGTCGAGTTCCACATCAACATCCAATGCATGTGTCTGGACCATATATtacccaaaataaaataaaaaagattcaaactaaataaaattgtaaactATAAAGTTTGTGTTGTTGCATTGCAAAATCGTTGTAGAATCCTCTAAAAATATTACGTTTATAGAATCCTTCGAAAAATATTACATACTTCCTCACCTATGTCACGCTGAAATTTACaagttaattattttgaaatagaAAGTATAGACGAAGAATAAATCACTTGATTAACGTGTACTTTAATTTGCATAGGACACATGCATCACTCACAAGTAAGAAAGTGTCTACACTCTATTTGCTTAATGAATTGAATTCCCAAAGATAATGATTGTGAAGGTATAAATTATTGGTTTATGCTTCTCattttagataaaaatttatgttaataataattagcataaaatatcttttattatgttatatatatgtgtgcTACTACTTTAACATATTAGTTGCTAATTTGCCACGATCAGTGTATTTAATAATTGATAGTTAGGTTTTTGGCATTTGGGGACATATATATTCAACATAAACTACAGATTGGCTgaatcaaaaacaaattaaagttGCATGGCTACGTGTAAGCAAATTGTGGGGGAAAATACATCAATTTAGGTTATTTACGTCTCGACTACGTTAATCATTAATCCAAATGTTTTTTCTAAAGTATAATCCAAATGGTTctgatttttttccatataatGTTTATGAAATGCACATTCTTATTTCAAAActatgatatatatacatatatatatatatatatatatatatgtgtgtgtgtctaTTTGTATGCGTTATATGTAAAATCAAGGACTACGCGAGTTTACTTCTTTATTTACCACATAACACATACTCATTTTATGATGATATGCAGTCACCATATGattatacttttatttttatatatgtatcattttatcATTGTATATTGTCAGTTTTGCATGATACAACTTCTTTATGATTCTTCCATATATACGTTAACCACTAGAATCATAACTTGTCGGATATTACTTTCGTTTTGTATTTGTATTCTTCATAAAGAAACGATTGGATATAAGGTCCTCAATATGATCTTTCACTATTAATTACATAAAACTTTTTGACCTAACGCTTTGAATAATATACATAAGGTAGATTATGTTGTTCTACACGGCATGTGGCATAAGGTAGACATTACTTACTATTTAGTTAGAGCAGGTGAGGTAATGATCGACGAAGACATAACTGCGGTCAATTATTGTAATTGGTTACATTTCAAAATCCAACAAATATTATTAACTTGATTAATGGATAGACTTTCAAAAGCATGTAATACTAAACATTAACCATAACATATATACTAAAATTAGATCGTGGAGGAGAATATATGGTTTTGTAGTTTCCTGTATTATTATGGCTAATAACTAATAACTAATCACTCCGATAACTTTCTTGAGTAGTATGGATTTTCTTACACAGCAATATGTAAAGCTAATATTATTTTAGACTTTAgtttattatatacatatatacacatatatatacgaACCTGCCATGAATAGAAAAGAATCATACCTACTcaatcaatttatattttagtttcaaataATGCAATGatgataataataacaataatagcCATAATTATATAATGAATGATAATAAGTACTAACAACTTCAATAACACTCGCAGTGGTGTCACTAGACGATAATCATGTTCTTCAGTCGGTAGTTGCTCAGTCTATGTATAGAAATGTCTCCAGGCTTCTTTTTTTGccatatgtttttaaatttatatttaaacaaGTCTGTTTTTagttagcaaaaaaataaataaacaaatctgTTTTTTCCTTGACATTGATTACTATTTCTTAAAATATGTTGTCAGGTTGAAAATACACTGAGCATTTGTTAGTTAGATGATGAAGTCACTAACTATACCTTGACATTGATTACTATTTCTCAAAATAAGCCTGATTTAGATGTTAAAATTAGTTAGATTTCTGTTGAACTTTGAAAACCTAATAGGATGAACTACTTGGTAGATATCAATTGCGAACAAATGCCTTCTAAAACCTTATCTTACATTTTTCCTTTTATTAAATGCTGTAAATCCCGAATCAATATATTCCAAATACAAAAAGGACCCCTTTCATACCAAATTATATATGATATGCAAACGTAAAGTTTGAAAATGGTGAACATAttagatatattattttttatgtttttatttaattttatgagtGAGTTATACCTTTCAGAATGGATAACTTGAAATCTAAGCAACTTGTTCATTTGTGGACCCAACTTCAATCAAGTAACAAAACTGTACCTCTACCATTTACATGTAACTTACTAACCAAGAAGATTATGATGGTTTTGATATCGACTTGCGACTTTATTGTCGCCATTGGTTAGGTATTCAAATTGACAATGTCTTTCAACATCCTCATGATCTTTAATATAGATAATGAAATCCATCTCGGCCATGAAAACAAATCGAAAGTATATTTGAAAAGAAAGAATAAAAGCAACTTGATATTTTTTCAAAGTGACATAAGATTGCATCGCCCTTTTCATTTTATCCATGCCCTTTTCATTTTGCATCAATTAAATGAATACAAAACTAGTAAATAAATTAAGaatttcaaagtttttttatataaaaactgATGATTCACATCTAATAGTCTAGAAAGATATAACATGTTATGTTGTGGTCTttactaacattttttttaaagaaatcttACTGTCTTGTAGAATACATAATAAGATGAAGAAAAACCCACcaaatgattttaattttttaaaagaaatgggTTGCCATCAAGATCTGaggtttcttcttttcttcttcaacttGAATGACAGCTTCTGTTTTGATCTCTTTAACTTTTTTATCCCAAATATCATCTACTAGTTTCCATGTGTCATCACTGATGATTTGCGTCTGCATACAACACAACGTAAAgaggagatatatatatataagggaaAGAACATAGTAGTTGCTAATGTTATTTTTGATCTATGTGTTGATATGTACCTCCATGGGACGAGGAGCACCAAATGTTGCAAAACCTACGTTCCCTGGAGAGAATGTTACTCTCCCTGGAAGTGATACACCGTGAATTCCCCATCTTCCCGCATAGATCAAAGCTCCATATTCATCCACAGGTCTCACAGGTTTCTGTTTTCATGAATCAGAAAGAGACTTGGAAAACTGAAACAACCAATAAACACACAGAGAAGATAGAGAGTTAGAGAGAGATAACTAACTTGAGGAATCCTTGGAGCTGTGTTGTAAATGTTCCAAATTTCATCGGCTTTGATTTCTCCATTCTCCAGCAGCACATCTGAAAATAGCATCACTCTTTAAGACTGTTGAGTGTATGATGAAACAGAGAGGACTTGATATTCTAAACTAAACCTGTGATTTCTTCAAGAGCTGATTGATATTCTTGCAAGATTGATGAGCATTTCTCAACAGCAAACCGCATATATTCATCGCGTAATGCTTCAAGTTTAGGAATAAGCTACACGCAGTAGGAGAATCACAAGAGCtcttaacaaacaaacaaaaataagcaaggaaagtaaatgaaaaaaaaagaaaaacttacatTTGGAACAAGGTCTCTTTGGTTTCGGTAATAAGCTTTTCCAAAAGCAGTCATTCCCGTCTGAAGAATCAGAAACTCCGCACGCTGTGATGCTTCCAAAGTAGACTTAGCAGAGATCCAGGACAAGTTTTCTATTCCAAACATCTCTTCTTCAACTACTCTGGCTATATATACAGTCAAGGGAATGAAGTCAAGCAACAGAGATGTATCTGATCAAATCAGTAACAGGCTTTTCTGGCTTTGTAACTTACGAGCACATGCACGGATTATTGAGTTCACATAATCTGACTTTCTCGCAAAAACTCTCCCTGAAGTTTCTGTGTAAGACATGTTTGGTTGGCTTCTGATCGAGTTTATGTCAGTCTGCGGAGAGAAGAACATGGTACAATTTGGTCTTAAAATCATGTTATAATCCAAAGGAGCACATGAAGGATTTCAATTTACCTCACTGATTGGACGGTACTGATCTGGAAGATAACAAGCAAGAACAGCAACAGACGCTTCTCTGTATGCCAATCTCAACTTCAACTCTTCTGGAACTTCCGTACTATCTTCTTGTCCCGTCTCAAATGTACCTTTTTGCTGAAATGAGGTGGAATCAGAATCTAAAGGTGGATAAACTGGAAATTAAGCAGTGGTTTACCCTCTTAAGTGCCTCAAGGAGTTCTTCTCTTCCAATGTAATCTAAGTCTTTTCTTGCAGTCAAGATTCCAGCTTCATTTCTGTAAACAATTAACCAAACATCAGTATAATTCTCTAAACACGTAGTTGAAGCTGAAGGTTTATTTATTACAAAACGTTTTGCAGTTCAGCTCCAGTAAAATCTTCTGTGTTCTCAGCTACTTCTTGCAGCAACTCCTCCTTCTCATCTTCGGATCGGAAGAATTTATTTCTAGCATGAACCTTTTCATACAAACAGAACCTTTAGCTGAAGCACAAAGCCAAACCAAAACTCTTTTGACTCAAGAAAGTAAAACCAAGTACCTTTAATATAGCCAATCTACCGTCTTTTGAAGGTAAACCAACTCTTATGATTTTGTCGAAACGCCCTTTTCTCAAGAGAGCAGGATCAAGAATATCTAATCTATTTGTTGCACCTATGACTAATACCTGCAAAAAGTCAAAATGATTAATAGCTAGAAAATGTTTTGctgaaaaaagaaacttaaatAGCAAATAGAAAACATTACTTGTGATGTAGAAACTTTAAATCCATCCATCTCAGTTAATATCTGAAGCAAACCTTGTTCTCTCTCTGCTCCTCCCTGTTCAATTAGGAAAacgattaaaaaaaagtttcttcTCTTAAACTAATATTTAACTTCCGGAGCAAAGAGGAGAACTCTTACCCCGCCAATATCTGGTCCACCTCGCTTACTCCCAATTGCATCAATCTCATCAATAAAGATTATAGATGGTGCAAAGGATCTAGAGCTACCAAAAAGATCTTTTACACGAGATGCAGCCACTCCTACAAACATCTGACACATTTCAAGAAAGAAACTCCATTAACTCTCAAAACCTTTAAACTTTGTTTTATGTCTACAACACAATCAAAATCTCTTACTTCAACAAAGTCGGTTCCATTAGCCGCAAAGAAAGGTAAACCAGCTTCTCCAGCAATAGCTTTAGCCAACAGAGTTTTCCCTGTCCCGGGAGGTCCATGAAGAAGAACACCTTTCGGACAATAAATGCCTTTATTCTGAAACTCCTCATCATTCTTTAGAATCCGCACAATCTCTTGTAACTCCCTCTTTATATACTCCTGACCAGCAAAATCATCAAACGTTACACCAGTTCTCTCCTCTGCTGATATGAACTTTGCCCTGAGAGAGAGCAAAAGAAAAACTTAGACAAGGAGGATATGTTTTCTTCCATTTGAGTCACAATCTAATATCTGGTGTTTGATTTGACATACCGACTCTTGCCTAAGGATCCAAGTGCTTGGCGCTTGAGGGGAGTTCTGATCTT
This genomic window contains:
- the LOC103873883 gene encoding probable inactive ATP-dependent zinc metalloprotease FTSHI 4, chloroplastic; this translates as MAFYLSSSLTPTHFSKPLNPSKTLLLLPIQSPSSLSSFLRRRKPTEAKPTSKFNLFPSRRNGLITCCKSSSFESTESQEEDAESNRLFERLREAERERISNKEELERKANLQLERQLVMASDWSRTLLTMRGKLKGTEWDPETSHRINFSDFMKLLDSNSVQYMEYSNYGQTISVILPYYKDGEPLGEEEDTKKEIIFRRHIVDRMPIDGWNDVWTKLHQQIVNVEVFNVDVVPAEVYTTVATFVVWSMRLALFVSLYVWIDNITRPIYAKLIPCDLGTPTKKIRTPLKRQALGSLGKSRAKFISAEERTGVTFDDFAGQEYIKRELQEIVRILKNDEEFQNKGIYCPKGVLLHGPPGTGKTLLAKAIAGEAGLPFFAANGTDFVEMFVGVAASRVKDLFGSSRSFAPSIIFIDEIDAIGSKRGGPDIGGGGAEREQGLLQILTEMDGFKVSTSQVLVIGATNRLDILDPALLRKGRFDKIIRVGLPSKDGRLAILKVHARNKFFRSEDEKEELLQEVAENTEDFTGAELQNVLNEAGILTARKDLDYIGREELLEALKRQKGTFETGQEDSTEVPEELKLRLAYREASVAVLACYLPDQYRPISETDINSIRSQPNMSYTETSGRVFARKSDYVNSIIRACAPRVVEEEMFGIENLSWISAKSTLEASQRAEFLILQTGMTAFGKAYYRNQRDLVPNLIPKLEALRDEYMRFAVEKCSSILQEYQSALEEITDVLLENGEIKADEIWNIYNTAPRIPQKPVRPVDEYGALIYAGRWGIHGVSLPGRVTFSPGNVGFATFGAPRPMETQIISDDTWKLVDDIWDKKVKEIKTEAVIQVEEEKKKPQILMATHFF